Proteins encoded by one window of Arachis hypogaea cultivar Tifrunner chromosome 1, arahy.Tifrunner.gnm2.J5K5, whole genome shotgun sequence:
- the LOC112792182 gene encoding 3-oxo-Delta(4,5)-steroid 5-beta-reductase-like has translation MANDGDANRNVAIIFGVTGLVGRELARRLLLEPSSSNWKVYGIARNIVLDESLPNYPSYHFISCNLLNPLETQKKLSCLHDVTHVFWVTWASQFPLETQESCEINKVMMSNALSSLFPNAKNLKHVSLQTGTKHYISLQGPFDNTNNNKKFYYYHEEFPRICKCFNFYYTLEDLLMEKLNGTKVSWSVHRPGLLLGSSIRSFYNFMGSLCVYGAICKHLNLPFVFGGTKKCWEENYIDGSDARLVADQHIWAATKCEGFFTNGGEAFNSINGFSFTWKEMWPIIGKKLGVYVPQEMFVENFLFSRAMAEKQHVWEEIVMENGLVQTSIDNLANWEFLDALFRFPLKLLGSRDKVDRLGFGARYKTLNSILYWIDCMRDEKLIP, from the coding sequence ATGGCAAATGATGGTGATGCTAATAGAAATGTTGCAATCATATTTGGGGTCACTGGGCTTGTTGGGAGGGAACTAGCTAGGAGATTGCTTCTAGAACCTTCTTCTTCTAATTGGAAGGTCTATGGCATAGCTAGAAACATTGTTCTTGATGAGTCACTTCCAAATTATCCCTCTTACCATTTCATTTCTTGCAATTTGTTGAACCCTTTGGAGACTCAAAAGAAGCTTTCATGTCTTCATGATGTGACTCATGTGTTTTGGGTCACATGGGCAAGTCAATTCCCATTAGAGACACAAGAGAGTTGTGAGATCAACAAGGTAATGATGTCAAATGCTTTGAGTTCTTTGTTCCCAAATGCAAAGAATCTAAAGCATGTTTCACTCCAAACAGGGACAAAGCACTATATTTCACTTCAGGGTCCATttgataatactaataataataagaagttCTATTATTACCATGAAGAGTTTCCAAGAATTTGTAAATGTTTTAACTTTTATTACACACTTGAGGATCTTCTTATGGAGAAATTGAATGGTACTAAGGTATCTTGGTCTGTTCATAGGCCTGGTTTATTGTTGGGGAGTTCTATTAGGTCATTTTACAATTTCATGGGTAGTTTATGTGTTTATGGTGCAATTTGTAAGCATTTGAATCTCCCTTTTGTGTTTGGTGGGACCAAGAAATGTTGGGAGGAGAATTACATTGATGGGTCAGATGCTAGGCTTGTAGCTGATCAACACATTTGGGCAGCAACAAAATGTGAAGGCTTTTTCACAAATGGAGGAGAAGCTTTTAATTCAATTAATGGGTTTAGTTTCACTTGGAAAGAGATGTGGCCAATTATTGGTAAGAAGCTTGGTGTTTATGTTCCACAAGAGATGTTTGTTGAGAACTTCTTGTTTTCTAGGGCTATGGCTGAGAAGCAACATGTTTGGGAGGAGATTGTGATGGAAAATGGGTTGGTCCAAACAAGTATTGATAATTTGGCTAATTGGGAATTTCTTGATGCTTTGTTTAGGTTCCCTTTGAAGCTTTTGGGGAGTAGAGATAAAGTTGATAGGCTTGGTTTTGGTGCTAGGTATAAGACATTGAATTCAATATTGTATTGGATCGATTGCATGAGAGACGAGAAGCTTATTCCCTAG
- the LOC112792173 gene encoding E3 ubiquitin-protein ligase AIRP2, with product MGKCSFQDSLKTLEADIQYANTLALSNPRDKDGGCYQMRLSYSPAAPIFLFLVQWADFRLAAALGLLRILIYVNCGSGKNTMSIYERKASIRQFYSVIFPALLQLQKGITDLEERKQKEMYLLRYQSKSDFEEKGGEYEIDNEREEECGVCLEVKGKVVLPNCCHTMCLNCYRSWCVRSESCPFCRDSLKRMDSGDLWIYTDKSDIVDLGTIYRENSKMLFLYIEKLPLVIPDPRHVSYDPFLR from the exons ATGGGAAAGTGCTCCTTTCAGGATTCCCTCAAAACTTTGGAAGCTGATATTCAGTATGCTAATACACT GGCATTAAGTAATCCAAGGGATAAAGATGGAGGATGCTATCAGATGAGACTATCATACAGTCCAGCAGCCCccatttttctgtttcttgttcagTGGGCAGATTTTCGCCTTGCTGCTGCTCTTGGTCTCCTCAGAATCCTAATTTACGTG AACTGTGGAAGTGGGAAGAATACCATGTCAATATATGAAAGGAAAGCAAGTATTAGGCAATTTTACT CTGTGATATTCCCTGCTTTATTGCAACTCCAGAAAGGGATCACGGATTTGGAGGAAAGAAAACAGAAGGAAATGTATTTGCTTAGGTACCaaagtaaaagtgattttgaagAGAAAGGAGGAGAATATGAAATTGACAATGAAAGAGAAGAGGAATGTGGTGTTTGCTTGGAGGTGAAAGGGAAAGTTGTGCTGCCTAATTGCTGCCACACTATGTGTTTGAATTGCTACAGATCttg GTGCGTGAGGTCTGAGTCTTGCCCCTTCTGTAGGGATAGCCTAAAGAGAATGGACTCTGGTGACCTTTGGATTTACACAGACAAGAGTGACATTGTTGATCTTGGCACAATTTACAGAGAGAATTCCAAGATGCTATTTCTGTATATAGAGAAGTTGCCCCTTGTAATTCCTGACCCAAGACATGTATCCTATGATCCATTCCTAAGGTGA